In one window of Brassica rapa cultivar Chiifu-401-42 chromosome A07, CAAS_Brap_v3.01, whole genome shotgun sequence DNA:
- the LOC117126512 gene encoding uncharacterized protein LOC117126512 isoform X1 produces MSHTQPSSGTPLSPMSHTQPSSETPLSPMSQQPNLTHEETMIESAASPKSQQNEDYTQSSSETPLSPMSQQPNLTNEDTMNESDDETPALDTQVFSPNLTKEKETETSTGERPSNPNQDGKPDDEIVREKLTSESPASQSQVLQKETVEMNETPSSPIAPKSIETPVYTPSQTQQIEREPSDDTPALDTQVFTPNLTKERETQTSTDETPPKTNQGEGKPDDEIVIESPAAQTQVLQKETLEMNETPSSPISPKSIEAQVFTPIQKQQTVTEETYEATQPLTEIISANNKKEDTHAVHYRPSSPLSSLIALVIEENKNALSETETATQYFSTSEGEHSQSSRKNQAEEYLKDTTEPTTELVSTDVSKTQPLTPQTQHLQTSEGDQSDETPSEQNQAEENLKDTTEPTTELVSTYVSKMPPITQQTEHLQTSAIDFSEKNEVEVSRLLAHFQIGAEVEILSTDDEIWYPGKVVDLKLCEGLEELTVEYTTLFTDQHRLQKLQDTITADKIRPATPTSDQKSFEMMDKVEAFYNNGWSSGQISMVLGDNTYSVCLYTSMETILFKHSDLRIHREWKDGVWKMADKVKPDKKRKAAASSQNSGMDNVFLRRSERVPKRSRDTKTPFKSDRNPALTVIPEIIPAVDPFSTPAEHKLSRLQNWMTLKPGMHETSLSINDNKIRKSFFQSMENAKKDLKKEHIDGAFAMLNCRRNENAAWFHNYKIPKACFLPMEFLHCLLSDDLAYKKEKVKGKKIFNDLFKDTVRGKVYPEKTWGEDVDVVYGITLGKKSNVWIGMEIHLKKKRITVYDCFQKESNSIDIPQVKKLAVLISNLLVESSGDEVDKVKMIPFEIEQAQGLPKTKHPFNCGIFLVKILECQSLKIGDMTKINDDNALELRRTLSCEIFNQFVDESFGK; encoded by the exons atgtctcacacGCAACCATCCAGTGggacacctttatctccaatgtctcacacgcaaccatcgagtgagacacctttatctccaatgtctcaacagcctaatttgacacatgag gagACAATGATTGAATCAGCTGCATCTCCAAAGTCTCAACAAAATGAG gaTTACACGCAATCATCGAGTGAGacgcctttatctccaatgtctcaacagcctaatttgacaaatgag gacacaatgaatgaatcagatgatgaaactcctgcccttgatactcaagtattctctcctaatctgacaaaagag aaagaaacagaaacGTCTACCGGTGAGAGGCCATCCAATCCTAATCAAGATGGAAAACCAGATGATGAG attgtgaGAGAGAAATTAACAAGTGAGTCACCTGCTAGTCAGAGTCAAGTTTTGCAGAAAGAAACAGTAGAAATGAATgagacaccttcttctccaatagCTCCAAAGAGTATTGAAACTCCCGTTTATACTCCAAGTCAGACTCAGCAG attgagagagagccATCGGATGACACGCCTGCCCTTGATACTCAAGTTTTTACTCCTAATCTGACaaaagag AGGGAAACACAAACCTCTACTGATGAAACGCcacccaaaactaatcaaggagaaggaaaaccagatgatgag attgtgatTGAGTCACCTGCTGCTCAGACTCAAGTTTTGCAAAAAGAAACACTGGAAATGAATgagacaccttcttctccaatatctccaaagagtattgaggctcaagtttttactccaattcagaaacagcag acGGTAACAGAGGAAACGTATGAGGCTACACAGCCATTGACTGAGATCATTTCAGCAAACAATAAAAAG GAGGATACACATGCTGTGCATTACAGACCTTCCTCTCCATTGTCTTCACTAATTGCACTAGTtattgaagaaaataagaatgctttg agtgagacagaaactgcgacccaatatttttctacaagtGAAGGAGAGCATTCACAATCAAGCAGAAAGAATCAAGCGGAAGAATATCTCAAGGATACTACAGAACCTActactgagctagtttccacaGATGTTTCGAAGACACAGCCTCTTACTCCGCAAACACAGCACCTTCAGACAAGTGAGGGAGATCAATCCGATGAGACACCATCAGAGCAGAATCAAGCAGAAGAAAATCTCAAGGATACTACAGAACCTActactgagctagtttccacaTATGTTTCGAAGATGCCGCCTATTACTCAGCAAACAGAGCATCTTCAGACAAGTGCTAtagatttttcagaaaaaaacgaG gTTGAAGTAAGCAGGCTTCTAGCTCACTTTCAAATAGGCGCAGAGGTTGAAATTTTGTCTACTGATGACGAAATATGGTATCCAGGAAAGGTTGTTGATCTTAAACTGTGTGAAGGACTAGAGGAGCTGACAGTTGAGTACACGACACTCTTCACAGACCAACATAGACTTCAGAAACTTCAGGATACTATCACGGCTGACAAAATACGTCCTGCAACACCAACTAGTGACCAAAAATCCTTTGAGATGATGGATAAGGTAGAAGCCTTCTACAACAATGGCTGGAGCAGCGGACAAATTAGCATGGTACTTGGTGATAACACATACTCGGTGTGTCTCTATActtctatggaaactattctatTCAAACATTCAGATTTGCGAATTCATAGAGAATGGAAAGATGGAGTCTGGAAGATGGCAGATAAG GTGAAGCCtgataagaaaaggaaagctgctgcctcatcacaaaattcaggaatggataatgttttcctaagaaggAGCGAGAGGGTGCCTAAACGATCTAGAGACACAAAAACTCCATTCAAGTCTGACAGAAATCCGGCTTTAACTGTAATACCTGAGATTATACCTGCAGTTGATCCGTTTTCAACTCCTGCGGAACATAAGCTTTCAAGGCTTCAAAATTGGATGACATTAAAGCCCGGCATGCATGAAAC GTCCCTATCAATCAATGATAATAAGATaaggaaatctttctttcaaagcatggaaaatgcaaaaaaggaccttaagaaagag cacaTTGATGGAGCCTTTGCAATGCTAAATTGCAGAAGAAATGAGAATGCTGCTTGGTTCCACAACTACAAGATTCCAAAGGCGTGCTTCCTACCTATGGAGTTCTTGCATTGCTTGCTCTCTGATGATTTGGcttacaagaaagaaaaggtCAAAGGTAAAAAGATTTTCAACGATTTATTTAAAGATACTGTGAGAGGGAAGGTATATCCAGAGAAGACATGGggagaagatgttgatgttgtGTATGGGATTACTCTTGGAAAAAAAAGCAATGTCTGGATTGGGATGGAAattcatttgaagaagaaaagaatcacagtatatgattgttttcaaaaggaaagcaaCAGCATTGATATTCCTCAAGTGAAAAAGTTGGCAG TGTTGATTTCTAATCTGCTGGTGGAATCTTCTGGTGATGAGGTAGATAAGGTGAAGATGATTCCATTTGAGATTGAGCAGGCACAAGGTTTACCCAAGACAAAACATCCTTTCAACTGTGGGATATTTCTTGTCAAGATTCTGGAGTGCCAGTCATTGAAGATAGGAGACATGACAAAGATTAATGATGACAATGCATTGGAGCTAAGGAGAACCTTGTCTTGTGAGATCTTCAACCAATTTGTGGATGAGAGCTTTGGGAAATGA
- the LOC117126512 gene encoding uncharacterized protein LOC117126512 isoform X2: MSHTQPSSGTPLSPMSHTQPSSETPLSPMSQQPNLTHEETMIESAASPKSQQNEDYTQSSSETPLSPMSQQPNLTNEDTMNESDDETPALDTQVFSPNLTKEKETETSTGERPSNPNQDGKPDDEIVIESPAAQTQVLQKETLEMNETPSSPISPKSIEAQVFTPIQKQQTVTEETYEATQPLTEIISANNKKEDTHAVHYRPSSPLSSLIALVIEENKNALSETETATQYFSTSEGEHSQSSRKNQAEEYLKDTTEPTTELVSTDVSKTQPLTPQTQHLQTSEGDQSDETPSEQNQAEENLKDTTEPTTELVSTYVSKMPPITQQTEHLQTSAIDFSEKNEVEVSRLLAHFQIGAEVEILSTDDEIWYPGKVVDLKLCEGLEELTVEYTTLFTDQHRLQKLQDTITADKIRPATPTSDQKSFEMMDKVEAFYNNGWSSGQISMVLGDNTYSVCLYTSMETILFKHSDLRIHREWKDGVWKMADKVKPDKKRKAAASSQNSGMDNVFLRRSERVPKRSRDTKTPFKSDRNPALTVIPEIIPAVDPFSTPAEHKLSRLQNWMTLKPGMHETSLSINDNKIRKSFFQSMENAKKDLKKEHIDGAFAMLNCRRNENAAWFHNYKIPKACFLPMEFLHCLLSDDLAYKKEKVKGKKIFNDLFKDTVRGKVYPEKTWGEDVDVVYGITLGKKSNVWIGMEIHLKKKRITVYDCFQKESNSIDIPQVKKLAVLISNLLVESSGDEVDKVKMIPFEIEQAQGLPKTKHPFNCGIFLVKILECQSLKIGDMTKINDDNALELRRTLSCEIFNQFVDESFGK, encoded by the exons atgtctcacacGCAACCATCCAGTGggacacctttatctccaatgtctcacacgcaaccatcgagtgagacacctttatctccaatgtctcaacagcctaatttgacacatgag gagACAATGATTGAATCAGCTGCATCTCCAAAGTCTCAACAAAATGAG gaTTACACGCAATCATCGAGTGAGacgcctttatctccaatgtctcaacagcctaatttgacaaatgag gacacaatgaatgaatcagatgatgaaactcctgcccttgatactcaagtattctctcctaatctgacaaaagag aaagaaacagaaacGTCTACCGGTGAGAGGCCATCCAATCCTAATCAAGATGGAAAACCAGATGATGAG attgtgatTGAGTCACCTGCTGCTCAGACTCAAGTTTTGCAAAAAGAAACACTGGAAATGAATgagacaccttcttctccaatatctccaaagagtattgaggctcaagtttttactccaattcagaaacagcag acGGTAACAGAGGAAACGTATGAGGCTACACAGCCATTGACTGAGATCATTTCAGCAAACAATAAAAAG GAGGATACACATGCTGTGCATTACAGACCTTCCTCTCCATTGTCTTCACTAATTGCACTAGTtattgaagaaaataagaatgctttg agtgagacagaaactgcgacccaatatttttctacaagtGAAGGAGAGCATTCACAATCAAGCAGAAAGAATCAAGCGGAAGAATATCTCAAGGATACTACAGAACCTActactgagctagtttccacaGATGTTTCGAAGACACAGCCTCTTACTCCGCAAACACAGCACCTTCAGACAAGTGAGGGAGATCAATCCGATGAGACACCATCAGAGCAGAATCAAGCAGAAGAAAATCTCAAGGATACTACAGAACCTActactgagctagtttccacaTATGTTTCGAAGATGCCGCCTATTACTCAGCAAACAGAGCATCTTCAGACAAGTGCTAtagatttttcagaaaaaaacgaG gTTGAAGTAAGCAGGCTTCTAGCTCACTTTCAAATAGGCGCAGAGGTTGAAATTTTGTCTACTGATGACGAAATATGGTATCCAGGAAAGGTTGTTGATCTTAAACTGTGTGAAGGACTAGAGGAGCTGACAGTTGAGTACACGACACTCTTCACAGACCAACATAGACTTCAGAAACTTCAGGATACTATCACGGCTGACAAAATACGTCCTGCAACACCAACTAGTGACCAAAAATCCTTTGAGATGATGGATAAGGTAGAAGCCTTCTACAACAATGGCTGGAGCAGCGGACAAATTAGCATGGTACTTGGTGATAACACATACTCGGTGTGTCTCTATActtctatggaaactattctatTCAAACATTCAGATTTGCGAATTCATAGAGAATGGAAAGATGGAGTCTGGAAGATGGCAGATAAG GTGAAGCCtgataagaaaaggaaagctgctgcctcatcacaaaattcaggaatggataatgttttcctaagaaggAGCGAGAGGGTGCCTAAACGATCTAGAGACACAAAAACTCCATTCAAGTCTGACAGAAATCCGGCTTTAACTGTAATACCTGAGATTATACCTGCAGTTGATCCGTTTTCAACTCCTGCGGAACATAAGCTTTCAAGGCTTCAAAATTGGATGACATTAAAGCCCGGCATGCATGAAAC GTCCCTATCAATCAATGATAATAAGATaaggaaatctttctttcaaagcatggaaaatgcaaaaaaggaccttaagaaagag cacaTTGATGGAGCCTTTGCAATGCTAAATTGCAGAAGAAATGAGAATGCTGCTTGGTTCCACAACTACAAGATTCCAAAGGCGTGCTTCCTACCTATGGAGTTCTTGCATTGCTTGCTCTCTGATGATTTGGcttacaagaaagaaaaggtCAAAGGTAAAAAGATTTTCAACGATTTATTTAAAGATACTGTGAGAGGGAAGGTATATCCAGAGAAGACATGGggagaagatgttgatgttgtGTATGGGATTACTCTTGGAAAAAAAAGCAATGTCTGGATTGGGATGGAAattcatttgaagaagaaaagaatcacagtatatgattgttttcaaaaggaaagcaaCAGCATTGATATTCCTCAAGTGAAAAAGTTGGCAG TGTTGATTTCTAATCTGCTGGTGGAATCTTCTGGTGATGAGGTAGATAAGGTGAAGATGATTCCATTTGAGATTGAGCAGGCACAAGGTTTACCCAAGACAAAACATCCTTTCAACTGTGGGATATTTCTTGTCAAGATTCTGGAGTGCCAGTCATTGAAGATAGGAGACATGACAAAGATTAATGATGACAATGCATTGGAGCTAAGGAGAACCTTGTCTTGTGAGATCTTCAACCAATTTGTGGATGAGAGCTTTGGGAAATGA